Proteins encoded by one window of Hafnia alvei:
- a CDS encoding DMT family transporter: MMGHIIMLALVVLAGAVLSMQAAINGRLGESVGVIRSSQLTFVVGAVFSGLLIFFFEPTHSQTLLTVPKWQLAGALFGMFYMLVMVASVPKIGVATATVAVICGQLSMGMMIDTFGWFGNQAIGFSSSRMAALVCLALALVLIYRSNQAEEQSTE, translated from the coding sequence ATGATGGGACATATCATCATGTTGGCGTTGGTGGTTTTGGCTGGCGCAGTTCTGAGCATGCAGGCCGCGATCAATGGCCGCCTCGGTGAAAGCGTGGGTGTGATACGCAGCAGCCAACTGACGTTTGTCGTCGGTGCAGTGTTTAGTGGATTGCTGATTTTCTTCTTTGAGCCCACACATTCGCAGACTTTGCTTACCGTTCCTAAATGGCAACTGGCCGGAGCATTGTTTGGCATGTTTTATATGTTAGTGATGGTGGCATCGGTACCGAAAATTGGCGTTGCGACGGCAACGGTGGCGGTGATTTGCGGGCAACTATCGATGGGGATGATGATTGATACGTTTGGATGGTTTGGCAATCAGGCAATCGGCTTTTCCAGCAGCCGTATGGCCGCTTTAGTTTGCTTAGCCTTAGCGCTGGTATTGATTTATCGCAGTAACCAAGCAGAAGAACAATCCACAGAGTGA
- a CDS encoding DMT family transporter, with amino-acid sequence MNGGYIPLVIMAGMGLSVEAGLLGPLGEEVGHLWATLSIFGVGAALLFLISLLTGKPTEQRSFSSLPRWQLTGGLLGPLYVIMLTLATPVIGVAMTMIAILSGQVAKSLLIDHFGWFGIARKRVGAQRLLALALIVAALILIAEGA; translated from the coding sequence ATGAACGGTGGCTACATTCCATTGGTCATTATGGCGGGTATGGGGCTTTCGGTTGAAGCCGGATTGCTTGGGCCACTTGGTGAGGAGGTGGGGCATTTATGGGCGACGTTGAGCATATTTGGCGTAGGCGCAGCTCTATTGTTCCTTATCTCGTTATTAACCGGGAAGCCGACAGAGCAGCGCTCTTTTAGCTCACTTCCCCGTTGGCAACTGACGGGCGGTTTGCTAGGGCCTCTCTACGTCATTATGTTGACGCTGGCGACGCCGGTGATTGGTGTTGCCATGACGATGATTGCCATTCTGTCGGGTCAGGTCGCGAAAAGCTTGTTAATTGACCATTTTGGCTGGTTTGGGATCGCACGTAAACGCGTGGGGGCGCAGCGCCTACTCGCATTAGCGCTCATTGTCGCGGCTTTGATTCTGATTGCTGAGGGGGCGTAA